The genomic interval tctctccgcgttttttgttttctcgtatctttgaaattgtggatgccacagatttctGCTCTTTGTGGGTGTGAAAGTGGACGGTGCGAAGTtttgacatattacagaagtctggaaacaaaatgtcgttgctcttatagtctctgagcactaggcacTTATAGGGACGGGTAAAAAAATATCACTGATACAGGAACGCTCTACCGCTGAGAGCACCCAACATCTGTGAAACTAACAACCTTATGAAATAGGTTCTTACACTTTTATATATAGGGATCGTAATTACCGTTTCTGATATATTTTtgtctgcttttttttttaaagctaTCTTACTGAAACTTGAACGGacctacatatatttatttcattacTGGCTAATAGCGGCAAAGTGTTATCACGTTTATGTAATTACCTTTATCGCCTTTTCTTCGAGCCAAGCTCGACCAATTCGATGTTCGAAAGATGCCTTAATTAATACATTATTGCATGATGTCCCTCGTACGCGTTtcatatatttgtttttattttacaggATACTATTTCGGGATTACATCTCacgttttcgttttgtgtcTTTTCACTAAAtaatcaaatgaaacaaattaaaacatacaaaaataaataaaacaaataactggataccaaacaaatttttaaaaatagaaaaataagGCGTTCAGACGTATATTTTGAATTTCatatacaaaaagaaagaaatgacAGCTTTGGGGACGAGCGTTTTACCTTTTACCATTGTTCAAATATCCTAATTGAAAGTGAAAAATATCATGTTTATGCGGTCAATCACTCAATCCTCTGTTATCTACTTGTTTTCGAatgatttaatattttttattagctCTGTCCATCctgatgaaaataaatttactcGGAGCCGCTTCTCTGTCGAGACGAAAACAAGTCGATAAAGAAACCATTTGAGTGATCGAGTTTCAATGGTAAACATAATCTTTAGTGCCATGATCTAAGCTTTCCTGATTTTAGTCGACCAGAAGAGTGCTTACAAAATAGATAATCTACTTCGTTGGTTACTGTTACAGCCACAATGGTTCACAATTATCGTATTTAATTAAAGTAAATGTCCCAAAAAAGATGTTGATTTCATTAAGAAACCATTTGCATTCAAATGCATATgctttttaaaaaattatgttTAAATTATGATCCTAGCTTACCTGTACTACACGTTTCTTGAGGTTTACTTTCTTTGATATCTCTTCAAGCATTTTTCGGCTTGGATTCGACTCGGATTGATAGCATTCGtacaaaaaattcaattgctCTGGAAGTATTGTCGTGCGTAGGCGCTTGTTCTGCTTCGATGGGGCATTGACCGGAGACACTGATGTTACATTTTCCACTTCATGGACCTTGAGCGTTGAGGAAACTTTGACTTCATCTTTCTGGCTAGCAGTGTCGTCATCGTTAAAAGTAAGAGTCTGTGAGTTGTTTTCAATCATGGTAGCATCCAAAAAGTCCTCAAGGTTTTGAAAGAACTGTGACTTCTCtttatcgtttttttttagtgaCCTGCCAAATAAAGATTTTTCATCCTCAGTGATCGACATTGAAGTGAGTGTCACTGCCGGCTGCTCTCTTATTTCAATTGATTGCGTCTCGCATGTCTCAACTCTAGCTGAATTAAACTGAGGTGATTCAGATGAACTCGAGTTGACGTTAATACTGTTGTTATTCAGCCTTTCCTGTTCCTTCTTGTCGACGTTGGAGTCCGGATGATTCTGTAATTGGTCTGGCAATTGCTGCCCCTCTTCTGGTTCGCCGATAACGTTCATGGTTTCATCCGCCGTCGCGTTCGGCAACTGCGACGACGGTTGGTACCCTTGACCATCAGGCATCGTTTGGGGCGAGGCAACTAACTGAAAAAACTTTTTTGACTCATTAAGCTGATAGTACTGCAAGAGGAACTCAATCGTAGGCTTCTTGCTTGAGCTGAAAGTTTGCTGAAGCGGCTTTGTGTTCAAGGATATTGCTTCACTTTTGCGATAATATTGTAATAAAAAGTCGTAGTTGCTGACTTTCTTCAGCTCGCTCTGTTGATAGAAATTAGTTAAGAACTCCAACTCAAAATCCGTTTCATTTccttgctgatgctgctgctgttgctgcatcaGGAACTGCTGTTTCAGCTCGGAGTTCGTCTCATGCTGCAAAAAGTATTGATATAGAAATTCATATTTCTTCTGGGGGGTCTCCATTTCCCCCACAGACGTTAAATCATCTGCGTTGGAAGAGCTATCCGAATATTTCCGCTTTTTTGTTGGaggctgttgatgctgctgctgttgagcCGCTGCATGTTGCAGACTCTGCAATATGCTACCGAAAGGACCATAGCTGGCATCTGGATTGGAGTGTTGACCGGCGGCGGCCAAGAGTGCTGCTGGATTCATCAAATGCATCATTTGATGTTCACGCAATAACTCCAGGTGGCTAAACTGCAGTTCACATTTATCGCAGTCAAACTTCGATGCGCTTCGATTCGGCTGGTCCAAACTGTTGCTACGTTCCCGCTGTGGAGGCGTTGGAGTCGTGGATGGGCTGAAGTCAGTGAGTGAAGACGACTTGCTAAATATATGCTGTGGCGAGGGCGAAGCGCCAAATGGCTGGGACGCCGCGTGTCCGGATGATGTTACGATAGACACAGGGGCTGAAATAGTCTGTGCAACCAGAGGACCAGGAGGACAGATGCCAGAGTGATGTATATCCATTGAAGAGTTCGAGTCTTCCGAACTAAGATTTTGGGCAATTTGCGCAGCAGCAATTTGAGCTTTGGCTgactttttgttgttctccTCCTTGAAACAGTGATTCTTCTGGTGACGTATTAGCTCGTAATAGCGCTGGAACACTAGACTGCACTTCTTGCAAGCGTAGTTAATGTTTTGCTTCTTGGTCTCTTCGTTCTCGAAGAGTGAATTATTTGGTTGATTTTCGTAGATTTTGCGTTGCTTTTGTCTGGCATTCTGAAACCACACTACTATGACACGGGGTGACAAGAGCAGCAGTTTACTTAAATACTCTAGATCACTGTCCTTTGGATATGAATTGTTCTCAAAGAACTCCTGCAAGACCTTAATTTGATAGTCCGTGAAACGTGTTCTATTTGCTCGTTTACCTCCTGACGTCGACGATGAATTCGAGGAGCTGGAAGAATTACTCTCAAACTGGTTGCATGATGTTGCCGAGCTTGAGACAGGGGCCGAGGCTTTGTCGAATGTTTTGCCTGCTATTTGCAGTTTTTTGGGTGGACCCATGTTGCTCCCCATGCTTTCAAGCTGATGGCTCAGCAAGTCATTCATGCTTCCATATAAATTGCTAGCAGCAACACTGTTTGGAGTTGGTGGCCGCGACATAACATCAGAACTTCCGCTCTCTGATTTAGTTTCGAAGCTATTTGTTTGTGtatgctgttgcagttgctgttgctgttggttttgACAGTGAACTGTCAGCGACGAGCCTGCTAATAACGATTGGTCGTGTAGGGTATCAGGATCTTGATGCTGGTTGGACTGTTCTGGAGGATCaccttgttgctgctgttgatgctttaaaaaatgaaacccttgctgctgctggggctgctgctgttgttgttgcttcctGAGGAATGCAAATTCACTGGACACAATCGACTCGTCCTGCGGCTCCGATTTTATTTGCACTTCCACGGGAAACGGCAGGCCTTGTTCTTTGCCCCCTTGCTGTCCAAAACACAAATTGTTGCTTAAGTAATCAGATATGTTGCCACTCGAGTTGGTTGACGCTGGACGGGAAGCGGGGCCAGAGACAGGAGCAACCAAAACTGCGGGTGCCAACACCGTGGCAGTTGTGTTCTCCTTAGAGTTTCCCGATGGAGCGGATGAAACCGCAGTTGGTGTAGATATGGTTGCGGGCGTCGCGGAACTGACAATATCATTTAAGGGCGTTACCTTGGTCTGACCTGTGCGCTCGTACTCCTCCAAGTTTAGGGTAGTTGACGGTGGGTTATTAAAGTTGTAGGGTGAATCCTTGTTTCGTTGTCGTTCTTTAAACAGCGTGTTTCGGAACCAGTGCTTAACCACCTGGAAAGTTAAAGTCACAAGTTAAAGTAACAACAGATCTAATCGAAGCCATTATCCCATACCTTCATTGGCAAATtcgccttttgtgacatctcCATAATGCTCTCCTCGCTGGGCGAGTTATTTATGTCGAAATGTGCACGCAATATTTTCAACTGATCGTCCGTGATGCGCGTGCGAGCTCGCTTTTGGTTGTTGTTCATCTAATGGAAAATGGATAAGGATTATAACCCAGTAACCAATACTCCCATCTAGCGAttcattatttatatttaatttatcaGACATTAAGAGTCTCTGATAATGTCAGAGAAACCCTAAATTCGTCTTTTGCTGTATGTAAGCTAAACCCCACTTACCTGAGAGTTACTATTGATACTGTGCTGTGCCGTGGGATTGTTCGCGTTGGTAGATTCTCCCGTAAAGTTACTTGCTCCGCTCACAATCTGCATGTCCGTTGTTTGGGAAGCTGGTGCTGATAAGGAAGAGGGGGGCATGCCGTTATTTTGGGCAGCGGCTGTTGAAGCTGCATTGCCGGTGGCAGTATTTCCCCCAAATATCAGTGGTGGGGCCAGATTCATAAAGTTAAGAGACATCAAATGATGGAATTGCATTAGGTTGAGCATATCCACCGGGTTAATGGGCATTCCCGAAGATGCAGCAACTGCACTAAATTGCTGCTGCATATGCTGCAGATTTTGGAGATTCTGTAGGCCCTGCAAGGATTGCTGATTAATGCCAGCGACTCCGAAAGCTCCTAGCTGAGTTTGCGGTGCCACTACGTGCAGCTGTTGAGAAAAGTCGGCAGCGGACAACGATAAAGGATCTGCCGACAGGACATTTGCATCTGGGTgacactgctgctgcttgagcaACGCAGCCGTCAGTGTGGCCaagtgctgttgctgctgctgagttTGGTTTGTATCAAGAGCGTGCGGGCTGGGCGACAGTTGCGCCGCCTCCTTAGTATATTGCAACTCTGATCGCAGCGGTGATAGTGAACGTCTTGAGGTGTTATTCGACTTGGGCCCTGAAAGCATAACTCTCGATGAGGCTCGACATTTACTAGTTAGCATTTGTTAATGCTGTCTTACCTGCGTCACTGCCAATCGGGGGTTCTCGTTCGCCCGATGGCAATTTTTCTATCTCGCCGTAGTTTGGTGTCGGCGGTCGGGGACTATTGGTCATTGCACTGCCAGCCGCAGCTCCAGCTGCCTCATTGGAGTGCGTCTGTTCCATGTGCTTCTGCAGGGCCTGTGTGCTACGAAAGTTCCGCTGACATAAAGAACACTTGGTAGCATCGCGCATTGTATGATAGAGCATATGTGTGGTAAGTTTCTCCTGTGTTTTGAATGCCAGTGAGCACTGCTTGCAACGATATTTGTAGACGTGGCGCTCTGAGATAACCAAACTCATGTGCGAGTCTTTGAAGTGGCTGATCATTGACGGGAGTGAGCTGAAGCTCATAGAGCAGGGACGGCTGATGTGACTTGTCGCGAGGCAAATGTACTCTCCATTTTGCTCTGGAAAGTGTTGCGTCTGCTGTGCATGCTGTAACAGCTGTTCCTCGTGCTTGAAGCTCGCCTCACACTGCTGGCAAGAGAGTCCTTGCAATCCTGCTGAGCTTGCGGTGGAACTGGCTGCTGCAACAACGGGGAAGCTCGACACACAGTCTTCGGTAATTACACTCCCTATGGTTATCGCACAGTCCTCTGCATTGGAATTGCAATTGGATGCTGTACTCGTAGTTGCGGTTACGGATGGTGAATCAGTTCCGGGTGAACTCCAGGCCTTACTATCGACCAGTTGCAATAGCCTAGCTAGGCCATCTTTGGTGACGCTGTGCACGCTCGTCAAATGGGTCTCAAGCAATGACTTCTCTCGGAAGCCATTTTCTAGACATAGGGGACACTGCACACCCGATGGTTTTGTAGCCTTCGCGTCTGACATCTCCGCATCTAGATTAGCTGTTGGTTTTCTTTCCTCTATACCCGTCATTGGACCGTCCTCCTCTTCGAGACGCTCACGCTTAATATCTATAGGGCAGTCGCTAATGCAAGGACCGATTTCCGTATCTGCTTCTCTAGGCATGTTGATGGCACTACAGCGTTGTTGGACCGCTGCTATGGCTGCGGCTGCAACCGCAGTTTGGAAGGCTTGCAGAGCCGCCGTGTTTGTTGGTATACTCATGAAGTCGTCACTCTCTGCCCCTGGGTGCACGGTTTCAATGTGGCTGGCCATGTCCTTCTTCGATTGCACAAAGTACTCGCACAAATTGCACTTGAAAACTGTGGTGGGTATGCTGTTTGAAGCACTCAAACTAAAATCATTCATGCTTGGAGACGCGATGCGACCTACACTCTTGCCACAAGATGTCGAGCAACTAGAGGTCGACTTTGGAGATAATATATTGCCATCTGCAGCGGCGGAGGATcccgctgttgctgcggcaAAGCCGACCTCCGACGATCCACCAACTGGTGTGTTTGTTGCCATATTGAAGCCAGCTTCAAAAATGATATCTGAAATAAAGATCCAATCGTAAAATAAGAACGTTAACCGTAATGGTAATGATAAAACAAGTCCTTCTGAATTATTTGATTAACTTTAAATAGCCTTTTACttcaaaatgtacatatacaccCTCCGCTCCGCtacaggctccgtttttcacactcacaaaagttttccgatttacttttgaatacataaattggggctcccgttttcacattccgcaagacttattcgttttcaaaacgaaaacattttcgttgac from Drosophila pseudoobscura strain MV-25-SWS-2005 chromosome 5, UCI_Dpse_MV25, whole genome shotgun sequence carries:
- the zfh2 gene encoding zinc finger protein 2 isoform X5, which encodes MRVGCFNNANDDGSPMSSSDVETFKGKIVYNIDGSAYIIDADNANGCGSVSVQSSDASTSTLVKRPPKTKDRRPEKQEEQQQQEQEEDQDQADADAGAGSGSAGGFGYKSSPKIHSFRVVSAQDANTTCQDPNRALKIQKPILMCFICKLSFGNVKSFSLHANTEHRLNLEELEQQLLNREYSSAIIQRNMDEKPQISFLQPLDINATCAVEKLILAPDEICTPLSSEPELEHDNYEDEEDRGQEKGLAQEKEQDSEHDQNRCQDQDRDQNYANRNRMAAPSANLALSSTKVAAKSVVVKFGSLNSATAKTNNLSKVSSSSSPASAFASATMVEAEGEVPLPSTDNISNNKSTKCRQGIEPQSSGSLDDAKSPAAASASVCTSPQPNESDVAGADFLQLQQVAAAVSIFPPQVSSFHASLAALAANEPNANRVKLLTEFLQQQLQQQQQQQSSLFPSLCSEHPDFKGVDCKTCELIDIQQRSKSPPPLHQHLGLAQSQSQAMPLSQPQPHRSPNSSSGGLAISPSSSSVTSVGNASGTASSFTIGACSEHINGRPQGIDCARCEMLLNSARLNSGVQMSTRNSCKTLKCPQCNWHYKYQETLEIHMREKHPDGESACGYCLAGQQHPRLARGESYSCGYKPYRCEICNYSTTTKGNLSIHMQSDKHLNNMQELNSSQNMVAAAAAAAASGKLLLSSPSPQGAGQPTVAQLGSSGSGSTAVVSSSVGSNAAMGVPPTSGGTGVVVASIKPKPSFRCDICSYETSVARNLRIHMTSEKHTHNMAVLQNNIKHIQALNFLQQQQQGASGSTSGSSASSFMPEVALADLAYNQALMIQLLHQQQQQQQQQQSSNTKMSPTSSSPVSATDQFSFSPKPMKLGHGMGMGLGMPMGIGHSNEASGESGSDAHPLAKPDMWPTALYSCLICDSFSTNNLDDLNQHLLVDRSRQSSSASADIMVIHNNNYICRLCNYKTNLKANFQLHSKTDKHLQKLNFINHIREGGARNEYKLQYQPQLTANVVQLTCNCCDFHTNSIQKLSMHTQQMRHDTMRMIFQHLLYITQQSRMHKESPCTAADDAQCPCPDDDQQSIATIEKVLICQLCSFAAKNLYEMVQHVKGIRHLQVEQFICLQRRSENQEMPGLNEVYKVTERIRGSEDIIFEAGFNMATNTPVGGSSEVGFAAATAGSSAAADGNILSPKSTSSCSTSCGKSVGRIASPSMNDFSLSASNSIPTTVFKCNLCEYFVQSKKDMASHIETVHPGAESDDFMSIPTNTAALQAFQTAVAAAAIAAVQQRCSAINMPREADTEIGPCISDCPIDIKRERLEEEDGPMTGIEERKPTANLDAEMSDAKATKPSGVQCPLCLENGFREKSLLETHLTSVHSVTKDGLARLLQLVDSKAWSSPGTDSPSVTATTSTASNCNSNAEDCAITIGSVITEDCVSSFPVVAAASSTASSAGLQGLSCQQCEASFKHEEQLLQHAQQTQHFPEQNGEYICLATSHISRPCSMSFSSLPSMISHFKDSHMSLVISERHVYKYRCKQCSLAFKTQEKLTTHMLYHTMRDATKCSLCQRNFRSTQALQKHMEQTHSNEAAGAAAGSAMTNSPRPPTPNYGEIEKLPSGEREPPIGSDAGPKSNNTSRRSLSPLRSELQYTKEAAQLSPSPHALDTNQTQQQQQHLATLTAALLKQQQCHPDANVLSADPLSLSAADFSQQLHVVAPQTQLGAFGVAGINQQSLQGLQNLQNLQHMQQQFSAVAASSGMPINPVDMLNLMQFHHLMSLNFMNLAPPLIFGGNTATGNAASTAAAQNNGMPPSSLSAPASQTTDMQIVSGASNFTGESTNANNPTAQHSINSNSQMNNNQKRARTRITDDQLKILRAHFDINNSPSEESIMEMSQKANLPMKVVKHWFRNTLFKERQRNKDSPYNFNNPPSTTLNLEEYERTGQTKVTPLNDIVSSATPATISTPTAVSSAPSGNSKENTTATVLAPAVLVAPVSGPASRPASTNSSGNISDYLSNNLCFGQQGGKEQGLPFPVEVQIKSEPQDESIVSSEFAFLRKQQQQQQPQQQQGFHFLKHQQQQQGDPPEQSNQHQDPDTLHDQSLLAGSSLTVHCQNQQQQQLQQHTQTNSFETKSESGSSDVMSRPPTPNSVAASNLYGSMNDLLSHQLESMGSNMGPPKKLQIAGKTFDKASAPVSSSATSCNQFESNSSSSSNSSSTSGGKRANRTRFTDYQIKVLQEFFENNSYPKDSDLEYLSKLLLLSPRVIVVWFQNARQKQRKIYENQPNNSLFENEETKKQNINYACKKCSLVFQRYYELIRHQKNHCFKEENNKKSAKAQIAAAQIAQNLSSEDSNSSMDIHHSGICPPGPLVAQTISAPVSIVTSSGHAASQPFGASPSPQHIFSKSSSLTDFSPSTTPTPPQRERSNSLDQPNRSASKFDCDKCELQFSHLELLREHQMMHLMNPAALLAAAGQHSNPDASYGPFGSILQSLQHAAAQQQQHQQPPTKKRKYSDSSSNADDLTSVGEMETPQKKYEFLYQYFLQHETNSELKQQFLMQQQQQHQQGNETDFELEFLTNFYQQSELKKVSNYDFLLQYYRKSEAISLNTKPLQQTFSSSKKPTIEFLLQYYQLNESKKFFQLVASPQTMPDGQGYQPSSQLPNATADETMNVIGEPEEGQQLPDQLQNHPDSNVDKKEQERLNNNSINVNSSSSESPQFNSARVETCETQSIEIREQPAVTLTSMSITEDEKSLFGRSLKKNDKEKSQFFQNLEDFLDATMIENNSQTLTFNDDDTASQKDEVKVSSTLKVHEVENVTSVSPVNAPSKQNKRLRTTILPEQLNFLYECYQSESNPSRKMLEEISKKVNLKKRVVQ
- the zfh2 gene encoding zinc finger protein 2 isoform X3, which gives rise to MSSSDVETFKGKIVYNIDGSAYIIDADNANGCGSVSVQSSDASTSTLVKRPPKTKDRRPEKQEEQQQQEQEEDQDQADADAGAGSGSAGGFGYKSSPKIHSFRVVSAQDANTTCQDPNRALKIQKPILMCFICKLSFGNVKSFSLHANTEHRLNLEELEQQLLNREYSSAIIQRNMDEKPQISFLQPLDINATCAVEKLILAPDEICTPLSSEPELEHDNYEDEEDRGQEKGLAQEKEQDSEHDQNRCQDQDRDQNYANRNRMAAPSANLALSSTKVAAKSVVVKFGSLNSATAKTNNLSKVSSSSSPASAFASATMVEAEGEVPLPSTDNISNNKSTKCRQGIEPQSSGSLDDAKSPAAASASVCTSPQPNESDVAGADFLQLQQVAAAVSIFPPQVSSFHASLAALAANEPNANRVKLLTEFLQQQLQQQQQQQSSLFPSLCSEHPDFKGVDCKTCELIDIQQRSKSPPPLHQHLGLAQSQSQAMPLSQPQPHRSPNSSSGGLAISPSSSSVTSVGNASGTASSFTIGACSEHINGRPQGIDCARCEMLLNSARLNSGVQMSTRNSCKTLKCPQCNWHYKYQETLEIHMREKHPDGESACGYCLAGQQHPRLARGESYSCGYKPYRCEICNYSTTTKGNLSIHMQSDKHLNNMQELNSSQNMVAAAAAAAASGKLLLSSPSPQGAGQPTVAQLGSSGSGSTAVVSSSVGSNAAMGVPPTSGGTGVVVASIKPKPSFRCDICSYETSVARNLRIHMTSEKHTHNMAVLQNNIKHIQALNFLQQQQQGASGSTSGSSASSFMPEVALADLAYNQALMIQLLHQQQQQQQQQQSSNTKMSPTSSSPVSATDQFSFSPKPMKLGHGMGMGLGMPMGIGHSNEASGESGSDAHPLAKPDMWPTALYSCLICDSFSTNNLDDLNQHLLVDRSRQSSSASADIMVIHNNNYICRLCNYKTNLKANFQLHSKTDKHLQKLNFINHIREGGARNEYKLQYQPQLTANVVQLTCNCCDFHTNSIQKLSMHTQQMRHDTMRMIFQHLLYITQQSRMHKESPCTAADDAQCPCPDDDQQSIATIEKVLICQLCSFAAKNLYEMVQHVKGIRHLQVEQFICLQRRSENQEMPGLNEVYKVTERIRGSEDIIFEAGFNMATNTPVGGSSEVGFAAATAGSSAAADGNILSPKSTSSCSTSCGKSVGRIASPSMNDFSLSASNSIPTTVFKCNLCEYFVQSKKDMASHIETVHPGAESDDFMSIPTNTAALQAFQTAVAAAAIAAVQQRCSAINMPREADTEIGPCISDCPIDIKRERLEEEDGPMTGIEERKPTANLDAEMSDAKATKPSGVQCPLCLENGFREKSLLETHLTSVHSVTKDGLARLLQLVDSKAWSSPGTDSPSVTATTSTASNCNSNAEDCAITIGSVITEDCVSSFPVVAAASSTASSAGLQGLSCQQCEASFKHEEQLLQHAQQTQHFPEQNGEYICLATSHISRPCSMSFSSLPSMISHFKDSHMSLVISERHVYKYRCKQCSLAFKTQEKLTTHMLYHTMRDATKCSLCQRNFRSTQALQKHMEQTHSNEAAGAAAGSAMTNSPRPPTPNYGEIEKLPSGEREPPIGSDAGPKSNNTSRRSLSPLRSELQYTKEAAQLSPSPHALDTNQTQQQQQHLATLTAALLKQQQCHPDANVLSADPLSLSAADFSQQLHVVAPQTQLGAFGVAGINQQSLQGLQNLQNLQHMQQQFSAVAASSGMPINPVDMLNLMQFHHLMSLNFMNLAPPLIFGGNTATGNAASTAAAQNNGMPPSSLSAPASQTTDMQIVSGASNFTGESTNANNPTAQHSINSNSQMNNNQKRARTRITDDQLKILRAHFDINNSPSEESIMEMSQKANLPMKVVKHWFRNTLFKERQRNKDSPYNFNNPPSTTLNLEEYERTGQTKVTPLNDIVSSATPATISTPTAVSSAPSGNSKENTTATVLAPAVLVAPVSGPASRPASTNSSGNISDYLSNNLCFGQQGGKEQGLPFPVEVQIKSEPQDESIVSSEFAFLRKQQQQQQPQQQQGFHFLKHQQQQQGDPPEQSNQHQDPDTLHDQSLLAGSSLTVHCQNQQQQQLQQHTQTNSFETKSESGSSDVMSRPPTPNSVAASNLYGSMNDLLSHQLESMGSNMGPPKKLQIAGKTFDKASAPVSSSATSCNQFESNSSSSSNSSSTSGGKRANRTRFTDYQIKVLQEFFENNSYPKDSDLEYLSKLLLLSPRVIVVWFQNARQKQRKIYENQPNNSLFENEETKKQNINYACKKCSLVFQRYYELIRHQKNHCFKEENNKKSAKAQIAAAQIAQNLSSEDSNSSMDIHHSGICPPGPLVAQTISAPVSIVTSSGHAASQPFGASPSPQHIFSKSSSLTDFSPSTTPTPPQRERSNSLDQPNRSASKFDCDKCELQFSHLELLREHQMMHLMNPAALLAAAGQHSNPDASYGPFGSILQSLQHAAAQQQQHQQPPTKKRKYSDSSSNADDLTSVGEMETPQKKYEFLYQYFLQHETNSELKQQFLMQQQQQHQQGNETDFELEFLTNFYQQSELKKVSNYDFLLQYYRKSEAISLNTKPLQQTFSSSKKPTIEFLLQYYQLNESKKFFQLVASPQTMPDGQGYQPSSQLPNATADETMNVIGEPEEGQQLPDQLQNHPDSNVDKKEQERLNNNSINVNSSSSESPQFNSARVETCETQSIEIREQPAVTLTSMSITEDEKSLFGRSLKKNDKEKSQFFQNLEDFLDATMIENNSQTLTFNDDDTASQKDEVKVSSTLKVHEVENVTSVSPVNAPSKQNKRLRTTILPEQLNFLYECYQSESNPSRKMLEEISKKVNLKKRVVQVWFQNSRAKDKKSRNQRHYSHISDDNSYDGSSGKEVGNELKVKCVSVAQDHDMDLQDCQLCQVTQVNMQKHAFSVEHICKMKELLEQTTELYANSNGSGSDDNDSDREKRFYSLSKAFLLQHVVSNSANISTQLHTHTPSAGPDTDVLPEENCLLKFDATTCEDKGHKRHSAADVGNKDVKNVGGNQDLMHQLFNRNHITGKGYDDIIETLLLLI